One window of Lacerta agilis isolate rLacAgi1 chromosome 14, rLacAgi1.pri, whole genome shotgun sequence genomic DNA carries:
- the C14H14orf119 gene encoding uncharacterized protein C14orf119 homolog yields MSEPLPLSYVTAQEMRCLLHWLSGWAPAQREQFLRDLVDKAVPWKVLPLLEGLAGLSVGPGKPPSIFECQMRLWDQWFRSWSEAERNEFVRQLEEAVPDLASRFYQEVAATAGKA; encoded by the coding sequence ATGTCTGAACCGCTGCCCCTGTCGTACGTGACCGCGCAAGAGATGCGCTGCCTCCTGCACTGGCTGTCGGGCTGGGCCCCGGCGCAACGAGAGCAGTTCCTCCGCGACCTGGTGGACAAGGCCGTGCCTTGGAAGGTGCTCCCCCTGCTGGAAGGGCTGGCGGGGCTCAGCGTGGGACCCGGGAAGCCCCCCTCCATCTTTGAGTGCCAGATGAGGCTGTGGGACCAGTGGTTCCGCAGCTGGTCGGAGGCCGAGCGCAACGAATTCGTCAGGCAGCTGGAGGAGGCCGTGCCGGATCTGGCCTCCCGGTTTTACCAAGAGGTGGCGGCGACCGCTGGGAAGGCGTAA